The Halostagnicola kamekurae sequence ATTGTAGTAGCCACCTATATTGTGCTGGACGATCTTTCGTTCGGATAATGGCGTTCAGTGATCAGCTACTCGAAGCCGGCGACCACATCTGGGAGGCACAGAAAGACCACCCCTTCGTCCGCGAACTCGCGACGGGCGAACTCGAGGAGGAAGCGTTTCTCACCTGGGTTCGACAGGATTACCGCTATCTGCTTGATTACGCGCGCGTATTCGCCATCGCCGGGACGAAAGCGCGGGACGAAGAGACCATGACGCACCTGCTCGGAGTCGCACACACCGTCCTCGACTACGAGATGGATCTGCACCGGGAGTTCGCCGCCGACTACGGCATCGATCGATCGGAACTCGAGTCGGTACAGAAGTCGCCGACCTGCATCGCGTACACGAACTACCTCGTCCGAACGGCACACGAGGGGTCGCTGGCCGAAATCGCGGCCGCGATCTATCCCTGCGGACAGGGGTATCTCGACATCGCAGAGCACATGGCCGAACTCGCCGACGGCGAGCACCGGTACACGCCGTTCATCGAGAAGTACACGAGCGACGACTTCCGCGAAGCGGTCGACTGGATGCGAGAATTCGTCGACCGCTGTGGGCAACGGTACCCTGGCGAGCACGAGGCGATGGAGGAGGCGTTCCTGACCTGCGCCCGACTCGAGCATCGATTCTGGGAGATGGCCTACGCTCGAGAGGACTGGGATCTGTAGCGCAGCAACTCGGTTTTCGTCGAACGGACCGGGAGCGTTTCCAGTCCGTTCAGACCGCGAGATACTCGGTCACGGCGTCTCGAGACTCGAGTCGCTCCGGGCCGAGTTCGTCGACGATCGTTCCCTTGTCGATGGCGTAACACCGTTCGGCGAGGTTCTGGACGACGTGGAGGTTCTGCTCGACGAAGAGGATCGTCGTCCCGAGTTCCTCGTTGACCTGCGTGAGGTCCCTCGTGAGATCCTGCACGATCGATGGTTGGACCCCTTCGGAGGGTTCGTCGAGCAACAGGAGGTCGGGATTGCCGACCAGCGCACGACCGATCGCGAGCATCTGCTGTTGGCCGCCGCTCATCGTGCCCGCCTCTTGATCGGCCCGTTCCTCGAGGATGGGGAAGTAGTCGTAGACCGTCTCGTACTGGAAGTCGGTACTCGACTCGTTTATCGTCTCGCCCATCCTGAGGTTCTCCTCGACTGTTAGTTCTGGAAAGACGTCCCGTCCCTGCGGAATATAGCCGATTCCGCGACGAGCGCGAACGTCTGCGGGCTCGTCCGTCACGTCTTCCCCGTCGAAGGCGATCGTCCCGTCGTCGGCTTCGAGAAGCCCCATGACGGCTTTGACCAGTGTCGTCTTGCCGACGCCGTTCTTGCCCATGATGCCGACGATTTCTCCGTCGTCGACGGTCACGTCGACGTCCCGAAGGATCGGCGTTCGTCCGTACGATGCGCGCAGGTCGGTGAGTTCGAGCATTAGTGATCGTCCCCTAGATAAATTCGTTTGACTTCCGGATCGGCCCTGATCTCCTCGATCGAGCCCTCGCGGAAAATCGAGCCCTGATCGAGGACGGTCACCCGATCCGCGATGGATTCGACGAAGTCGATGTCATGTTCGATCACGATCAGGGCGACGCCGTCGTCAGCTACGATTTCCTCGAGCAATTCGGCGACGTCGGCGGTTTCCTCGACCGAGAGGCCGG is a genomic window containing:
- the tenA gene encoding thiaminase II — encoded protein: MAFSDQLLEAGDHIWEAQKDHPFVRELATGELEEEAFLTWVRQDYRYLLDYARVFAIAGTKARDEETMTHLLGVAHTVLDYEMDLHREFAADYGIDRSELESVQKSPTCIAYTNYLVRTAHEGSLAEIAAAIYPCGQGYLDIAEHMAELADGEHRYTPFIEKYTSDDFREAVDWMREFVDRCGQRYPGEHEAMEEAFLTCARLEHRFWEMAYAREDWDL
- a CDS encoding ABC transporter ATP-binding protein codes for the protein MLELTDLRASYGRTPILRDVDVTVDDGEIVGIMGKNGVGKTTLVKAVMGLLEADDGTIAFDGEDVTDEPADVRARRGIGYIPQGRDVFPELTVEENLRMGETINESSTDFQYETVYDYFPILEERADQEAGTMSGGQQQMLAIGRALVGNPDLLLLDEPSEGVQPSIVQDLTRDLTQVNEELGTTILFVEQNLHVVQNLAERCYAIDKGTIVDELGPERLESRDAVTEYLAV